AGTATCCTCAATTCATGACCAATATACAAggtaataaatctttttgtcAATCGCGGTCTCTTCAAAGagttacgtaattattttacgataGTTGGGAAAGACTTGCGCAGAAAACAGGTGGCAGCATCGCGTTCATtaagtatctttttttaatttttttcttttctcgacACTCGTTTTCCTTTTGTCTATTATTAacggaaaataataaataccgGTCCAGATAACTTGACCGCGGTCCAGACTGTAAAAGTCCCGTTAGGGTATGTTAAACTGACCAGCCGGTTTTGTAGAGCATTAAGAACAGAAACGGAAGAAAACACATTTTACGTCAGAATACAAAAATGCAAATACTATCATACAAATTGATCTTTAACTTCGTGCAGAAGAAACAATCGCTTGCCATTTAATgtgtttatgtattaataaaattttattcgcgaGAAgctaattgaataaattaaataaattaatgtctaCAGGTCTggacatacatttttatcacGTGAAGCCTCATATCCCGCCGGAACGTAAAAACATAAAGGTTTTTCCATTATTGATGGTTCACGGCTGGCCAGGATCCATAGTGGAATTCCAGAAAATTATTCCCATGTTAACGACACCACGTCCCGACAGAGACTTTGTGTTTGAAGTAATCGTACCTTCACTTCCGGGATATGGATTCTCGCAAGCGGCCGTACAGGCCAGGATTGGCCACACCGCAGGTGAAGTTTACAGAAAAAGTCTTATTTAAATAGCGTGTTGTACGTTGTAGCAAGATTATATTTCATGCATCCAAGACAATTAAAGAGagcgaaaagaaagaatatgcTAACGCAACaaatatttacgtaaataCTGCAATTTGTTTTGTTTGTTACTCTTTCAGATAGCTGTTATATTCAAAAACCTCATGCTGCGACTcggttttaacaaattttacgcCCAAGGCGGAGACTGGGGCTCACAAGTTGTTACGGATATATCAAGTCTTTTTCCAGACAAGTACGTACCATTAATGACTTGCTTAATAATACAATGAGATTTGacgtacataaaatatgaggTAAATAAGCAACGATTGTTTCTTTTCAGTCTTCTTGGCACTCATATGAATATGTGTGCAATTATGGGTACGTCCAGTACAGTGTGGACTTTGATCGGTTCGATTTTTCCTTCACTCGTTGTCGACAAAGAACATGCCGATAGAATGTATCCTTTGGGACATCACATGAGTCGACTGCTTGAGGAAACTGGATACATGCATATACAAGCTAGTAAACCAGATACTATAGGTATTTAtataagagagaaaagatttttaaaagaaaatcttttaGTAGGAATCTCTGTTTACGTACTATTAATTTCTTCAAGCATCAAATTAACTTGAATTATGTaaagttaaatgtaaaattagaataatgcAGTGATATgctaatttatgtatttaaaatgtttaagatAATATGCGAGATAAGCTTATCTgttaagtaaagaaaaataaaagtaattgaaaaatacttttaaaggAACCGCTGTGGCAGCCTCGCCAGTCGCATTAGCAGCATATATTTTGGAAAAGTTTAGCACATGGACAAATCCAGACTATAGATTCCGTCCGGATGGCGGTCTCCTTGAGAAATACACTTTAGATGAGCTCCTGGATAATCTTATGGTTTATTGGGTTACCAATTCTCTGCCTACGAGTGTACGACTTTATGCCGAGAATTTCGGCTCGGCTCACATGGAAAGCAAGATAGACCAgtgtgtttcttttttaaattgcaattctcacttttataagaattttctgcgtttaaaagaaaacaacagtttttctttgttttattttcaacaatatatGTTTTCAGATTGCCTGTTAATGTGCCATCAGCGTGTGCGATATTTCCTCACGAGATATTTTATCAGCCAGAAAGTCTTCTTCGTGAGAAATATACTAATctgatacaatttaattatttaccgcGCGGAGGTCACTTTGCTGCGTTTGAAGAACCGGCTCTCTTAGCGGATGATGTCTTCAAGTTTGTGTTCACGGTTGAAGAtaccaagaaaaaaaataatgccaaAAACATGCCAAACGcggagaagaaaataaaagagccTACAAAAATTTGAACGAATATTTAGCCGTGctattttatctaataataaaatgtgaagCAATAGATACtagattttacattaaaaacaatgctgttttgtaaaatattaaaattttttaaataaaattattatttttctaatacttTGTTCTTTATTCGGTGCTATTTTTGCGAGATACAATTatgtgtttaaatttttattttcaaaattattaatctcttTTAATCTATTAAGAGATAACACTTACTAAGTGCAAAATTTCTtcgttttattattcatttatcaaagttcacaataatatttttcccaTCTACTTAGCAATCAAACCGcgtttattaagtaaaaatgttgatctctgtatgtttaatacaTTGCGAAATACGTGCATATTTTATCGTTGTGTCATAACTGTCTTTTAGCTTTATGATAAACAGTTACAATAATAAGCGAttcattacattaatattaatgattatgcaaatacatatatttgtgatAATAAAAGCTTTACTAATATCCGTTTTAGTGATATATCCGttttaatttagtatttttatacttGACATATCGCAAACAATGAcgaa
This DNA window, taken from Monomorium pharaonis isolate MP-MQ-018 chromosome 6, ASM1337386v2, whole genome shotgun sequence, encodes the following:
- the LOC105832597 gene encoding LOW QUALITY PROTEIN: juvenile hormone epoxide hydrolase 1 (The sequence of the model RefSeq protein was modified relative to this genomic sequence to represent the inferred CDS: deleted 1 base in 1 codon), producing the protein MWKSTTVIFILACGVALLFRSSPINRPNLPETFWGPEKNKGASKEVRPFVIKVPKSVIDDLNERLTKRRELVEPLEDTAWTYGISTTYLKDVLEYWATKYNWSEREALLNKYPQFMTNIQGLDIHFYHVKPHIPPERKNIKVFPLLMVHGWPGSIVEFQKIIPMLTTPRPDRDFVFEVIVPSLPGYGFSQAAVRPGLATPQIAVIFKNLMLRLGFNKFYAQGGDWGSQVVTDISSLFPDNLLGTHMNMCAIMGTSSTVWTLIGSIFPSLVVDKEHADRMYPLGHHMSRLLEETGYMHIQASKPDTIGTAVAASPVALAAYILEKFSTWTNPDYRFRPDGGLLEKYTLDELLDNLMVYWVTNSLPTSVRLYAENFGSAHMESKIDQLPVNVPSACAIFPHEIFYQPESLLREKYTNLIQFNYLPRGGHFAAFEEPALLADDVFKFVFTVEDTKKKNNAKNMPNAEKKIKEPTKI